A region of Paenibacillus sp. JNUCC-31 DNA encodes the following proteins:
- a CDS encoding ABC transporter ATP-binding protein, translating into MMSYAKPHKWAFAGIFLCSLLGISADLLQPYLVKIAIDDHLAIGQTSVGFLVELAAVFLGLAVISFIFTYVQNNLLQHVGQNIVSRIRKDLFKHISKMSMSFFDRFHIGSLVTNVSSDTETISSFFTQVLLSLIRDGMMLVLIIVFMFQLDPVLAGYSLIVLPVIAIVAVLFRSRLRRAYQNARTRLSRLIAFTAENLSGMFLIQAFHQEEEQKKRFKEQNTLHLKANIAQARSNVIFNRTFDILGNAALVMMVWLGGRAVLGESLQVGVLYAFISYIRQFFQPINQITMQWNTFQSTTVSMDRIWNILSTRPEVADPKPGIASTLEPRNVMGQIDFNNVSFGYRPDRPLIQHMNLHLYPGEMVGIVGTTGAGKSTLISLLNRFYDVNGGSIEIDGTDIRHFPQASLHRIVGLIQQEPFLFSGSIIDNVRMFREDITREQAIQACRFVGAHAMISRLPQGYDTRLSERGSGLSAGERQLISFARIVVFQPRVLILDEATANLDSHTEQLVQQALESVSQGRTTIVIAHRLSTVMHADRILVMENGEIVEEGSHQKLIDAEGVYADLYTHAREVGNDSAISG; encoded by the coding sequence ATGATGTCCTACGCCAAACCCCATAAATGGGCTTTTGCGGGTATCTTTCTCTGCTCCCTGCTTGGTATTTCCGCAGATCTGCTCCAGCCTTATCTGGTGAAGATCGCCATCGATGATCATCTGGCGATTGGCCAGACCAGTGTAGGCTTCCTTGTCGAGTTGGCAGCTGTCTTTTTGGGGCTGGCAGTGATCAGCTTTATTTTCACCTATGTACAGAACAATCTGCTGCAGCATGTCGGTCAGAATATCGTCTCTCGCATTCGTAAGGACCTGTTCAAGCATATCTCCAAAATGTCGATGTCTTTCTTCGACCGGTTCCATATCGGCAGTCTGGTTACGAATGTATCCAGTGATACGGAGACGATCAGCAGTTTCTTCACCCAGGTGCTGCTTAGTCTCATCCGGGATGGCATGATGCTGGTGCTCATTATCGTGTTTATGTTCCAGCTCGATCCAGTACTTGCAGGGTATTCTCTCATCGTCTTGCCTGTAATCGCCATTGTGGCCGTATTGTTCCGAAGTCGACTGCGCAGAGCTTATCAGAATGCCCGCACTCGCCTCTCACGTCTGATTGCGTTCACGGCAGAGAACCTGTCCGGCATGTTTTTGATCCAGGCTTTCCATCAGGAAGAAGAACAGAAAAAAAGATTCAAGGAGCAGAACACACTTCACCTAAAGGCCAATATCGCACAGGCCCGTTCCAACGTTATTTTCAACCGAACGTTTGATATTCTCGGTAATGCCGCCCTCGTCATGATGGTGTGGCTTGGGGGGCGTGCCGTGCTGGGTGAATCGCTGCAGGTGGGTGTACTTTATGCATTTATCAGTTATATCCGTCAGTTTTTCCAGCCGATTAACCAGATCACCATGCAGTGGAACACATTCCAGTCGACCACCGTATCCATGGATCGGATCTGGAACATTCTGAGTACCCGTCCGGAAGTCGCTGACCCGAAACCCGGGATCGCCTCCACACTTGAACCACGCAACGTGATGGGCCAGATTGATTTTAATAATGTATCGTTCGGCTATCGGCCAGATCGCCCTCTGATTCAGCATATGAATCTGCATCTCTATCCGGGTGAAATGGTGGGCATTGTGGGGACTACAGGGGCTGGAAAAAGTACACTGATCTCCCTGCTCAACCGCTTCTACGATGTGAATGGGGGCAGCATTGAGATTGATGGCACAGATATCCGTCATTTCCCACAGGCCAGTCTCCATCGCATTGTTGGTCTGATCCAACAGGAACCGTTCCTCTTCTCGGGCTCCATCATTGACAACGTACGAATGTTCCGTGAGGATATTACAAGAGAGCAGGCCATTCAGGCCTGCCGATTCGTCGGAGCACATGCCATGATTTCACGTTTGCCGCAAGGCTATGATACACGGCTTTCCGAACGCGGAAGTGGTCTGTCCGCCGGAGAGCGTCAACTGATATCGTTTGCCCGGATCGTGGTCTTTCAGCCCCGAGTGCTCATCCTGGATGAAGCAACCGCGAATCTGGATTCACATACAGAACAATTGGTACAACAGGCGCTGGAATCCGTCTCACAAGGAAGAACAACGATTGTTATTGCGCATCGTCTATCTACGGTCATGCATGCGGATCGGATTCTCGTTATGGAGAATGGTGAGATTGTCGAGGAAGGCTCACATCAGAAGCTGATCGATGCAGAAGGAGTATATGCCGATCTCTACACCCATGCGCGTGAGGTCGGTAATGATTCAGCTATCTCCGGTTAG
- a CDS encoding ABC transporter ATP-binding protein, producing the protein MSKKGLLRGYVIANWPVYLFAVLLIIVSNVGQASLPRILGSFTDQLMQHTLQMNTVIRYSLSLLAIAIAYNLLFGTGQFMIMKLGRRFEFMTRERIFAKFSELSEHYFSKQGNGKLLSYVMNDVTSVREAISNGVTMMTNATFLLLSCIVMMLLSGIPMKLILISIMPLLAIPFLVVFFGPRIRKRSRDVQDALATMTESAEEQLGGIRVTKTFAIEDSARERFGFTVDAIKSKQLRLVRLSSLFQALLPLLGAISLVVSLLVGGILTMQNSITLGSFVALTLYLRIIMGPLQQIGNVINTMQRSGASLERVNDLLTEVPDVRELPHATSLKTVNDITIENLSFSYPGSSTPALKNINLNIQAGRTVGIVGKTGSGKSTFVKLLLRTYEPPEGTIRINNTDIRHLSLESLRSRIAYVPQDGFLFSTTIRDNIAFSDREVPLDTVEHSARQAMIYENIIRFPDQFDTLLGERGLTLSGGQRQRTSLARGLIKKAQVLVLDDSMSAVDAVTESGILRSLREIGKGKTTLIISHRISAVRHADEIIVLDEGRIAEQGTHAGLMAAKGLYAATYRLQEEGLHHD; encoded by the coding sequence ATGTCCAAGAAAGGATTACTACGAGGCTATGTCATTGCCAATTGGCCCGTATACCTGTTCGCTGTACTACTGATTATTGTCTCCAATGTGGGTCAGGCATCCTTGCCCCGAATTCTGGGCAGCTTCACGGATCAGCTCATGCAACACACACTTCAAATGAATACGGTCATTCGGTATAGTCTTTCGCTTTTAGCCATAGCCATCGCTTATAATCTGTTATTCGGTACCGGGCAATTCATGATCATGAAGCTTGGACGACGCTTCGAATTCATGACACGCGAGCGCATTTTCGCCAAATTCTCCGAACTGAGTGAGCACTATTTCTCCAAACAGGGAAATGGGAAACTGCTCAGTTACGTCATGAATGATGTCACTTCCGTACGTGAAGCCATCTCCAATGGCGTAACCATGATGACCAATGCAACCTTTCTGTTATTATCCTGCATTGTGATGATGCTGCTCAGCGGAATCCCGATGAAACTTATTCTGATCAGTATTATGCCTTTGCTGGCTATTCCGTTTCTGGTCGTTTTTTTCGGTCCGCGAATTCGCAAGCGCTCTCGTGATGTGCAGGATGCTCTTGCAACGATGACAGAATCCGCAGAAGAGCAGTTGGGAGGCATCCGTGTAACCAAAACATTTGCCATTGAAGACAGTGCCCGTGAACGATTTGGGTTCACAGTAGATGCAATCAAAAGCAAACAGCTGCGGCTCGTCCGTCTGTCCTCTCTATTTCAGGCCCTGCTACCGCTGCTGGGTGCCATTTCACTAGTTGTTTCGCTGCTTGTTGGCGGGATTTTGACAATGCAGAACTCCATTACACTCGGAAGCTTTGTTGCATTGACGTTATATTTGCGAATCATCATGGGACCGCTACAACAAATTGGTAATGTGATTAATACCATGCAGCGTTCTGGAGCATCATTGGAGCGGGTTAATGATTTGTTGACGGAAGTGCCTGATGTACGCGAACTTCCCCATGCAACAAGTCTTAAAACCGTGAACGACATTACGATTGAGAACCTGTCCTTCTCTTATCCCGGCAGTTCAACCCCTGCGCTCAAAAACATCAATTTGAATATCCAGGCAGGACGAACCGTGGGCATTGTGGGCAAAACAGGTTCTGGTAAAAGCACCTTCGTGAAATTGCTGCTGCGTACATACGAACCGCCTGAAGGCACCATCCGTATTAACAACACTGATATTCGGCATCTTTCGCTGGAGAGTCTGAGATCTCGTATTGCCTATGTGCCACAGGACGGATTTCTGTTCAGTACGACCATTCGTGACAACATCGCTTTTAGCGACCGCGAGGTTCCGCTCGACACGGTAGAGCACAGTGCACGACAAGCGATGATATACGAAAACATTATCCGGTTCCCCGATCAGTTCGATACGTTGCTGGGCGAACGTGGACTTACATTATCTGGTGGTCAGCGTCAGCGTACAAGTCTGGCCCGGGGGTTGATCAAAAAAGCACAGGTGCTCGTTCTGGATGACAGCATGAGTGCAGTGGATGCCGTCACCGAAAGTGGCATTCTGCGCAGCCTGCGTGAGATTGGCAAAGGCAAAACAACGCTAATTATCTCTCACCGAATCAGTGCAGTCCGTCATGCCGACGAAATTATCGTTCTCGACGAAGGGCGAATTGCCGAACAGGGAACACATGCAGGGCTGATGGCTGCCAAAGGGTTATATGCTGCAACCTACCGTTTGCAGGAGGAGGGATTACATCATGACTGA
- a CDS encoding S-layer homology domain-containing protein, whose product MKHKKGLAATLALCVSLTAGGASVLAFSDVKDEGQKTIVDSLQSKGIVNGVTADLFRPDVALSEPQGVQLIVKAFGLKNEYAAASAQNKISPDTWYADAVQAATQNGLSIPVELNPQGKMTREQFAILLLEGIDTTGEYPVIMLYNDIKDEKKIGKDAKSAVQNLLNMDIIELDKDGNFRPDQSLTRMEAASMIFNALEFVDKHGNGGSTEPAPTNPGEGQQGIVPTVTSTKVDDKTVKVKLTAQMPHPGYGLKIEDVKLEKDGRAIVLYTITQPDPDMMYPMVITDVTAETDIPTGYTAEAQPSGK is encoded by the coding sequence ATGAAACATAAAAAAGGATTGGCTGCAACGCTTGCGCTCTGCGTGTCTTTGACGGCGGGAGGTGCATCGGTACTCGCTTTTTCGGATGTAAAAGATGAAGGGCAAAAAACAATTGTAGACTCGTTGCAATCAAAGGGCATTGTTAACGGAGTAACGGCGGATTTGTTCCGTCCGGATGTCGCATTGTCCGAGCCACAGGGTGTTCAGCTGATCGTGAAAGCGTTTGGTCTGAAAAATGAATACGCTGCCGCTTCGGCACAAAATAAAATAAGCCCTGACACGTGGTATGCTGATGCTGTTCAGGCTGCCACTCAAAATGGACTCTCCATTCCGGTGGAATTGAACCCACAGGGCAAAATGACGCGTGAGCAGTTTGCCATTTTGCTCCTTGAAGGGATTGACACAACCGGAGAATATCCGGTGATCATGCTGTATAATGATATTAAAGACGAAAAAAAAATCGGTAAGGACGCCAAATCTGCGGTCCAGAACCTGCTGAACATGGACATCATCGAACTGGATAAGGACGGTAACTTCCGTCCAGATCAGTCGCTTACCCGTATGGAGGCTGCAAGCATGATCTTCAATGCACTTGAGTTTGTAGATAAGCATGGCAATGGCGGATCGACAGAACCGGCTCCAACGAATCCGGGCGAAGGGCAACAGGGGATTGTACCTACGGTTACATCAACCAAAGTGGATGACAAAACGGTGAAAGTCAAACTGACTGCGCAAATGCCACATCCTGGTTATGGATTGAAGATTGAAGATGTGAAACTGGAGAAGGATGGACGTGCCATCGTGCTGTATACGATCACCCAGCCTGATCCGGATATGATGTATCCAATGGTGATTACCGATGTAACTGCGGAGACAGATATTCCAACAGGGTACACTGCAGAAGCACAGCCTTCGGGAAAATAA
- a CDS encoding ABC transporter permease, giving the protein MQPEGKSALSQNLSVHTIPNSKKNKLGRRMIRNWELYLFIAPAFLYFLIFHYGPMYGIQIAFKNFIPTLGVTGSPWVGFDHFIRFFNSYYFWDLLWNTLSISLYELAIGFPLPIILALAFNEVKDSFFKRTVQTVTYAPHFISVVVMSGMIITFLSPSSGMIVNLVEALGFQSPQFLTDPAWFKTVYVLSGVWQSAGWGTIIYLAALSGVDPQLHEAAVVDGASRFKRILHINIPAIIPTITILLILNMGSILGVGFEKILLLQNPLNMGSSDVISTFVYRSGLVDAQYSFSTAVGLFNSVVNAILLITVNQIARRTSENSLW; this is encoded by the coding sequence ATGCAGCCAGAAGGGAAGTCCGCCTTGTCGCAAAACTTATCGGTGCACACGATTCCGAACAGCAAGAAAAATAAATTAGGGAGAAGGATGATCCGAAACTGGGAGTTGTATCTGTTTATCGCGCCAGCATTTCTATACTTTCTGATTTTCCACTACGGGCCGATGTACGGTATACAAATCGCATTCAAAAACTTTATCCCGACGCTTGGTGTCACGGGAAGCCCGTGGGTCGGGTTCGATCATTTCATCCGTTTCTTCAATTCTTATTATTTTTGGGATCTACTATGGAATACCCTTAGCATTAGCTTGTATGAGCTGGCTATAGGTTTTCCGTTGCCGATCATTCTTGCGTTAGCTTTCAATGAAGTCAAGGATTCATTCTTCAAGCGTACCGTACAGACCGTCACGTATGCACCACATTTCATTTCAGTCGTCGTGATGTCGGGTATGATCATTACCTTCTTGTCGCCTTCGTCAGGCATGATTGTCAATTTGGTGGAGGCTCTTGGATTCCAGTCCCCTCAATTCCTGACGGACCCTGCGTGGTTCAAGACGGTGTACGTGTTGTCGGGTGTCTGGCAGAGTGCAGGCTGGGGGACCATTATATACCTTGCCGCCCTTTCGGGTGTGGACCCGCAACTGCATGAAGCTGCTGTGGTGGATGGTGCGAGCCGGTTTAAACGGATCCTCCATATTAACATTCCAGCGATCATCCCTACGATCACCATTTTGTTAATTCTGAACATGGGCAGTATTTTAGGCGTCGGATTCGAGAAAATCTTGCTGCTGCAAAATCCGTTGAACATGGGATCATCGGATGTCATCTCGACATTTGTCTATCGGTCGGGTCTGGTCGATGCGCAATACAGTTTCTCCACAGCTGTAGGATTATTCAACTCCGTAGTTAATGCGATTCTGCTGATTACGGTGAACCAAATTGCACGTCGCACCAGTGAAAACAGCTTGTGGTAA
- a CDS encoding carbohydrate ABC transporter permease, with the protein MSTAVKESRSDKVFLWCNYIYLTIALVIVLYPLLYIISASISDPKFVSSGEMWLLPKGITFEGYARVFENTNIWIGYKNTIIYTVVGTLVNLMVTLPAAYALSRSDFVGRGFFMAMFMVTMFFSGGLVPSYLLVKDLGMVNSIWALILPGAASIWNIIVCRTFFQSTIPRELQEAAHIDGCTNTRLFIRIVLPLSMPIIAVMALFYGVGHWNSYFSAMIYLNDSSKYPLQLFLRQILVLQEMAAQGGGAIDTSSATAMNSKAEIAALVKYAVIIVSTLPVIAIYPFLQRYFVQGVMIGSVKG; encoded by the coding sequence ATGTCAACCGCGGTTAAGGAAAGCAGAAGCGATAAAGTATTCTTATGGTGCAACTACATCTATCTAACGATAGCGCTCGTCATTGTGCTTTACCCGCTGTTATACATCATTAGCGCCTCAATCAGTGATCCCAAATTTGTAAGCTCCGGTGAGATGTGGCTGCTACCCAAAGGGATTACGTTTGAAGGTTATGCCCGTGTGTTTGAGAACACCAACATCTGGATTGGGTACAAAAATACGATCATCTATACTGTCGTCGGTACACTCGTCAACCTGATGGTCACTCTTCCGGCAGCCTACGCGCTCAGCCGCTCTGATTTTGTAGGACGTGGATTCTTCATGGCGATGTTTATGGTCACGATGTTTTTCAGCGGAGGGCTTGTCCCGAGCTACTTGCTGGTTAAGGATCTTGGTATGGTGAACAGCATTTGGGCGCTTATTCTGCCGGGAGCTGCCTCCATCTGGAATATTATCGTGTGCCGTACGTTTTTCCAATCGACCATTCCCAGGGAGCTGCAGGAAGCGGCCCATATTGATGGGTGTACCAATACCCGGTTATTCATTCGAATTGTGCTTCCGCTCTCCATGCCGATCATTGCCGTGATGGCGCTTTTCTACGGTGTCGGACACTGGAACAGCTATTTCAGTGCGATGATCTATTTAAATGATTCCTCGAAGTATCCACTGCAGCTCTTTCTGCGCCAAATTCTGGTACTTCAGGAGATGGCAGCACAGGGCGGGGGAGCTATCGATACCTCTTCAGCAACAGCGATGAATTCCAAAGCGGAAATTGCTGCGCTGGTCAAATATGCCGTCATTATTGTTTCAACTTTACCTGTGATTGCCATTTATCCATTTCTTCAGCGTTACTTTGTGCAGGGTGTTATGATCGGTTCCGTTAAGGGATGA
- a CDS encoding extracellular solute-binding protein produces the protein MKKLRKASSIVLCLTLSAALLAACGSKEDGGSATSNVEGVKKEGFPIVDKPLTLKVMSQDAGVADWNTMPVLQEMEKLSGIKLEYQLSPIDSFETKKNLVFASGDLPDMFYAADLKPAEQVTYGTQGILIPLEKYIDEGYAPNIKKILDENPDVRKSFTTPDGHMYALPFIDTAAVWYRGPMWYNGEFLKALKVEEPKTTEELYTYLKRVKEEDPNGNGQQDEIPLTSVKLDDLRMYFFGFWGMYNEGIYADKDGKVHYPYQEEGYKGYLTFMNRLWKEDLLDHETFSQTGDQKKAKGESNKLALFNDYHPYFTLGGEPSTKHPLMTPVKSEIADSPVYGKHPGISARGTFAITSSNPSPEATMRWIDYLYSYDGATLFNQGPEGVLWKFKDKENLVKEWLPVPGGGDREEYRGKITPNYGILTPGINDPDIAKGLRTEFDEWLDQQNQEKLVPIGKSPFPNVYLTNEEQSEATALLSDLDTYVKQMEAKFVTGQEPLENWDKYIAQIKKMGSDRIVELYQGAYDRWNSGK, from the coding sequence ATGAAAAAGCTTCGCAAGGCTTCATCCATTGTACTCTGCCTCACCCTATCCGCAGCATTGCTTGCAGCTTGTGGTTCCAAGGAAGATGGAGGTTCTGCGACTTCAAATGTCGAAGGGGTCAAGAAAGAAGGATTCCCGATTGTGGACAAACCACTTACGTTAAAGGTCATGTCCCAGGATGCGGGCGTAGCCGACTGGAACACGATGCCAGTCCTGCAAGAGATGGAGAAATTGTCAGGCATCAAGCTGGAATACCAGCTTTCGCCGATCGACAGCTTTGAAACAAAGAAGAACCTGGTATTCGCGAGCGGCGATTTACCGGATATGTTCTATGCTGCGGATCTCAAGCCAGCTGAGCAGGTTACTTATGGGACTCAAGGCATTCTGATCCCGCTGGAAAAATACATTGATGAGGGCTACGCCCCTAACATTAAAAAGATTCTCGACGAAAACCCGGATGTTCGCAAATCATTTACAACGCCTGACGGACATATGTATGCACTGCCATTTATCGATACGGCTGCCGTGTGGTACAGAGGCCCGATGTGGTATAACGGGGAATTCCTAAAAGCACTTAAGGTAGAGGAACCTAAGACTACGGAAGAATTATATACGTACCTGAAGCGTGTTAAGGAAGAAGACCCTAACGGCAACGGACAACAAGATGAAATTCCGCTTACTTCTGTAAAACTGGATGATCTTCGTATGTACTTCTTCGGCTTCTGGGGCATGTACAACGAAGGAATCTACGCGGATAAGGACGGAAAAGTTCACTATCCCTATCAAGAAGAAGGTTATAAAGGTTATCTGACGTTTATGAACCGCTTGTGGAAAGAAGATTTGCTGGATCATGAGACCTTCTCCCAAACAGGCGATCAGAAAAAGGCAAAAGGCGAAAGCAACAAGCTTGCGCTGTTCAATGATTACCATCCATACTTCACACTCGGTGGCGAGCCTAGCACGAAACATCCGCTGATGACACCAGTAAAGAGTGAGATCGCAGACTCACCTGTATACGGTAAACACCCGGGCATATCGGCACGTGGTACCTTTGCGATTACTAGCAGCAACCCGTCTCCTGAGGCAACCATGCGTTGGATCGATTATTTGTACAGCTATGATGGGGCGACCCTGTTCAATCAAGGACCTGAAGGTGTGCTGTGGAAATTCAAAGATAAGGAAAATCTCGTAAAAGAATGGCTGCCAGTTCCTGGCGGTGGGGATCGTGAGGAATATCGCGGTAAAATCACACCGAACTATGGCATTTTGACACCGGGCATTAATGATCCGGATATAGCGAAAGGTCTTCGCACTGAATTTGACGAATGGCTTGACCAGCAAAATCAAGAGAAGTTGGTGCCTATCGGAAAATCACCATTCCCTAACGTTTATTTGACTAATGAAGAGCAAAGCGAAGCGACCGCTTTATTATCTGATCTGGATACGTACGTCAAGCAGATGGAAGCGAAGTTCGTAACAGGCCAAGAGCCGCTTGAGAACTGGGATAAGTATATTGCGCAGATCAAAAAAATGGGTAGCGACCGTATCGTCGAACTGTATCAAGGGGCATACGACCGCTGGAATTCCGGTAAATAA
- a CDS encoding alpha-L-fucosidase yields MQKWFEEAKLGIFIHYGIYAVDGVAESWSFYNGRISYEEYMKQLDGFTASEFNAEKWADLIEKSGARYAVLTTKHHDGVALWDTQYSDLNVVKQTPANRDIVREYAEAIREKGIHLGMYFSLIDWSHPDYPSVYEGGKVPEDLSSVNRHSSPVDGVEDQQKWKKFLEFNNHQLREIMTNYGKVDLLWFDGDWERSAEQWNLPEFKHYLQSFNPDVIINSRLQGYGDYKTPEQGIPITRPEGPWEFCTTINTSWGYVPTDDKYKSLNQIIRMFCDCISMGGNMLLDIGPREDGTIDKRQEDILLGLGAWIRTHEEAVFGTGEGIMSRYYLGGSTVSEDRKTLYLFVYDEPKENVCIKGLCNKIKKITVLHSGKELNHEIHGGVPWFNIPGTTWIQMTPEDTHEQVTVLKLEFDEELEMYGGSGAVVTHN; encoded by the coding sequence ATGCAGAAATGGTTCGAAGAGGCCAAGCTGGGAATATTCATCCACTATGGCATCTATGCTGTGGACGGCGTTGCGGAATCGTGGTCCTTCTATAATGGAAGGATCTCGTACGAAGAATACATGAAGCAACTGGACGGTTTTACGGCATCGGAATTTAACGCGGAGAAATGGGCGGACTTGATTGAGAAATCAGGAGCCCGGTATGCCGTGCTGACAACGAAGCATCATGATGGTGTTGCTCTGTGGGATACGCAATATAGTGACCTCAATGTCGTCAAACAGACACCAGCGAATCGGGACATCGTGAGGGAATATGCGGAAGCGATTCGGGAGAAGGGCATCCATTTGGGAATGTATTTCTCGCTAATTGATTGGTCGCACCCGGATTATCCTAGCGTGTATGAAGGTGGAAAGGTACCGGAGGATCTCAGCAGTGTCAATCGGCATTCAAGCCCTGTGGATGGTGTTGAGGATCAGCAGAAATGGAAAAAATTCCTTGAGTTCAATAACCACCAGCTGCGGGAGATCATGACGAATTACGGTAAGGTGGACCTGCTGTGGTTCGATGGGGACTGGGAACGGAGTGCCGAGCAGTGGAATCTGCCAGAGTTCAAGCATTACCTGCAATCTTTTAACCCGGATGTCATCATCAACTCCCGCCTTCAAGGTTATGGGGACTATAAGACGCCGGAGCAAGGTATTCCGATCACAAGACCGGAGGGACCATGGGAATTCTGTACCACGATCAACACCTCATGGGGTTATGTACCAACAGACGATAAATATAAATCCCTAAATCAAATCATTCGAATGTTCTGTGACTGTATTTCGATGGGTGGCAATATGCTGCTGGATATCGGTCCACGCGAGGATGGCACCATCGATAAGAGGCAGGAGGATATCCTGCTTGGTCTCGGAGCATGGATTCGTACCCATGAAGAAGCTGTATTCGGAACGGGTGAAGGCATTATGTCTCGCTATTATCTGGGTGGGAGCACCGTATCCGAGGACAGAAAGACGTTGTATCTGTTTGTTTATGACGAGCCAAAAGAGAATGTATGCATCAAGGGACTATGCAATAAGATCAAGAAGATTACTGTGCTGCATTCGGGCAAAGAACTTAACCATGAGATTCATGGGGGCGTGCCTTGGTTCAATATCCCGGGGACAACGTGGATCCAAATGACCCCTGAGGACACACATGAGCAGGTGACGGTTCTTAAGCTCGAATTCGACGAGGAACTGGAAATGTACGGCGGTTCAGGAGCCGTTGTTACTCATAACTAA
- a CDS encoding carbohydrate-binding family 9-like protein, protein MNQSGVPEPKIEYAPKHYICKRAQEPLMLDGRVDKAFWDAADWTDDFVDIEGDLRPKPGKQTRVKMLWDDDYFYFAAELIEDQIWATLTERDSVIFYDNDFEIFIDPDGDTHQYYEFEINALNTVWDLLLVKPYRDGGPPVNGWDISGLKTAVHIDGELNTPGADNRKWSVEVAIPWTSLKECAEGNRPPVPGEFWRVNFSRVEWQTEVQDGEYRKVLNPDTGKPYPEDNWVWSPMGIINMHYPELWGYVVFSDDGTDQSFELPEDERIKWELRRLYYRERNYFEAHGEFTQDVKLLMGEETFICQPVIETTRSLFQISTPSSDGTTLICIREDGKLWKE, encoded by the coding sequence ATGAACCAAAGTGGAGTACCTGAGCCGAAGATTGAGTATGCTCCCAAACATTATATATGCAAGCGTGCGCAGGAACCGCTGATGCTGGACGGCCGCGTAGATAAGGCATTCTGGGATGCAGCCGATTGGACGGATGATTTCGTTGATATCGAAGGCGATCTTCGTCCGAAACCCGGAAAACAGACTCGGGTAAAAATGCTGTGGGACGACGACTATTTCTACTTTGCTGCCGAACTGATTGAAGATCAGATATGGGCTACGTTGACCGAGCGGGATTCTGTTATTTTCTATGACAATGATTTTGAGATTTTTATCGACCCCGACGGGGATACCCACCAATATTATGAGTTCGAGATAAATGCGCTCAATACGGTATGGGACCTGTTATTGGTGAAGCCATATCGGGATGGTGGACCTCCGGTCAACGGTTGGGATATCAGCGGTCTTAAGACAGCTGTACATATTGATGGGGAGCTGAACACACCTGGCGCCGATAACCGAAAATGGAGCGTTGAGGTGGCAATTCCCTGGACCAGCCTGAAGGAATGTGCCGAAGGCAATCGTCCGCCTGTACCGGGCGAGTTCTGGCGTGTCAACTTCTCGCGGGTGGAATGGCAGACTGAAGTGCAGGATGGGGAGTACCGCAAGGTGCTGAATCCGGATACAGGCAAACCTTATCCGGAGGACAACTGGGTCTGGTCGCCCATGGGTATTATTAACATGCATTATCCGGAGCTATGGGGATATGTCGTATTTTCGGATGACGGAACGGATCAGTCCTTTGAGCTGCCGGAAGACGAACGAATCAAATGGGAGCTTCGCAGACTCTATTACCGTGAACGCAATTATTTTGAAGCCCATGGTGAATTTACACAGGATGTGAAGTTACTCATGGGTGAAGAAACATTCATTTGTCAGCCTGTAATTGAAACGACCCGTAGCCTATTCCAGATTAGTACGCCTTCCTCGGACGGCACCACCTTAATCTGCATTCGGGAAGACGGAAAGCTATGGAAGGAGTGA